Part of the Pseudomonas sp. ADAK13 genome is shown below.
TCGCCATCGGTTAATGGCGTGGTGAACGTACGGGTGCGGCCTAACCCGGCTGCAAGCTGGAAGGCTACGGCGCGCTACAAGCTGTCGCTGGGCTCCACACCCGAGGTGTTGAGCCATAGTGTGCAAGGTGACAACGTGGTGCGGATCCCGGCTTCAGCCAATGACTACGACCCGTTCATGACCACCCAGGCGGCACGTGACTTGAGCTGGGCCGTGACCTGGGCCGACAGCACCGGTAAACGGCTACAGGGATTGACCCCGTATCTGCAACTCGACAAGCACGTCAACCGTAATACCTACCTGCCGGTGTACATCCCTTACTACGGTTCGGTGACCGGTGTGTCGGGTGCGGCATCCGGTACGGTCAATCTGGGCAACTGCGCGGGTGAGGCGACCGTCAGGTACGTGTCCTACGATTCGGGTTACAAAAATACCTGGGAGACCAACTACAACTTCGCCGTCTGGCGCCTGCGCATCGAGGAGTACCCGGATGTCGGCGTGGGTGGCGACGCTACCCCGGTCAGCATGGCTCATATCTGCAGCCAGCGCGTGATCTCCAGCGAACGGTGATCAACCCTCCACTTAATCCGTAACCCCGGCGCCAACTTTTCGGGTTGGCGCCCCCAGCAACGCCTCAAACTCCGCCTGAACCCGCCCTTCGTCGCAATGCGCCACATTAAACCGCATAAAATCCCGCAACCCCGGCTCATACCCGAACAACGCCCCCGGCGCCAACACCATCCCACGCTTCAAGCCGGCTTCAGCCAGCCGCTCACCATTCACCCCGGCCGGCAACCGCGCCCAGATGAACATCCCGCCCTCAAACCCCATCGGCAGCTCACACCCACAACGCCGCAGCCACTGCTCAACCCGCCCCCCGGCCTCAAGCAGCCGCTGAACCATGCGCTTGCGATGCCTGGCATACCCGCCCTCACTCAGCAGCCGATACACAATCTGCTCGAACAGCTCCGACGTTATCCCGCCACTCATCAACTTCATGTTGGTCAGGTTCGCCGCCAACTGCGGCGCCGCCACCACATAACTGACCCGCGCATTCGCCGTCAGCACCTTCGAAAACCCCGACAGGTACGTCACCTGCTCCAATCCCGCCAACGTCGCCAGACGCGGCGGCGGGTTAGGGTGCAAGTCCCCGTAAAGATCATCCTCGACGATATGGCAGTGATACTCCCTGGCCAGTTGCAACAGGCGAAACGCCTGGCTCGGACTGAACGAATGCCCGGTCGGGTTATGCAACACGCTGGTGGTCAGGTACAGGCTGGGACGATGTTCGGCGAGCAATTGCTCAAGCGCCGCAAAATCAAAACCGTCAGGCCGCCGGGCGATGGTCACCACCTTGACCCCATGCAATGCCAGGTTGGCGTGGAAGTTGAAATAACACGGCGCATCCAGCAACACCGTGTCCCCGGGCCGTGCCAGCAGGCGCATGAGCATGTCCAGGCCTTGCACCGTGTTGGGCGTGGTGATGATCTGCTCCACCGGCACCGACAACCCCTCACCGTGCAGTTTCTGTTGCAACGCCTGGCGCAATGGCAGCAGGCCCGCCGGAGTGCCCAGCCCGGCGATGCGCAAGGTGGGGGCGCGCACTGCGCTGCGCATGGCCTGGCGCAATACGTCGGAGTCCAGCCAGTCTTCCGGCAGGTGGCCGCCGCCGGGGCGCAGGTCGCCGGGGGCCATGGCCAGGGGGCGGCGCAGTACGCTGAGCAAGTCCTGGGGCAGCAAGTCGACCCAGTTACTGGACGACGGCTGCGCCAGGCTGCTCGCAACGAAGTGCCCGCGGCCCTGGCTGGAGGTCAGCAGGTGACGCCCGCGCAGGCGATCCAGCGCTTCATTGACGGTAAATTTTCCGACGCCCAGTTGTACGCCCAACTCACGCACCGAAGGCAGTTTGCTGCCTGCCGCCAACTCGCCTTGCTCAATCGCATG
Proteins encoded:
- a CDS encoding aminotransferase-like domain-containing protein is translated as MPIPAIHFHDRAPKVQQIVDALAHAIEQGELAAGSKLPSVRELGVQLGVGKFTVNEALDRLRGRHLLTSSQGRGHFVASSLAQPSSSNWVDLLPQDLLSVLRRPLAMAPGDLRPGGGHLPEDWLDSDVLRQAMRSAVRAPTLRIAGLGTPAGLLPLRQALQQKLHGEGLSVPVEQIITTPNTVQGLDMLMRLLARPGDTVLLDAPCYFNFHANLALHGVKVVTIARRPDGFDFAALEQLLAEHRPSLYLTTSVLHNPTGHSFSPSQAFRLLQLAREYHCHIVEDDLYGDLHPNPPPRLATLAGLEQVTYLSGFSKVLTANARVSYVVAAPQLAANLTNMKLMSGGITSELFEQIVYRLLSEGGYARHRKRMVQRLLEAGGRVEQWLRRCGCELPMGFEGGMFIWARLPAGVNGERLAEAGLKRGMVLAPGALFGYEPGLRDFMRFNVAHCDEGRVQAEFEALLGAPTRKVGAGVTD